The following coding sequences lie in one Flexivirga oryzae genomic window:
- the serC gene encoding phosphoserine transaminase, translating to MGTVTDQLTIPDSLKPADGRFGSGPSKIRPEQLDTLLSQGRTVLGTSHRQAPVKDLVGAVRDDLAQLLGAPDGYEVVVGMGGTNLFWDAASFGLIRERGAFAVCGEFSAKFATVARKAPFLSDPLVAEAPTGTSVQLSLAQGADVYCWAHNETSTGVLTPVHRVVDADDALMLVDATSVAGAAPVDLAETDVYYFAPQKVFASDGGLWFAAMSPAALERIAELSAQRWTPAILDLQVCVDNSRLNQTYNTPAVATFALMAAQLEWMLGNGGLAWTAERSATSSGILYDWAERTAYTSPFVADPADRSPVVGTIDFDGVDAAVVAKTLRANGIVDTEPYRKLGRNQLRIGMYPAVDPDDVTALTACIDYVVEHL from the coding sequence ATGGGCACCGTGACCGACCAGCTCACCATCCCCGACTCACTCAAACCCGCCGACGGCCGCTTCGGCTCCGGCCCGAGCAAGATCCGCCCCGAACAACTCGACACCCTGCTGTCGCAGGGCCGCACCGTCCTCGGCACCTCACACCGCCAGGCCCCGGTCAAGGACCTGGTCGGGGCAGTGCGTGACGACCTGGCGCAACTGCTCGGCGCGCCGGACGGCTACGAGGTCGTCGTCGGCATGGGAGGCACCAACCTCTTCTGGGATGCCGCGTCGTTCGGGCTGATTCGCGAACGTGGCGCGTTCGCGGTGTGCGGAGAGTTCAGCGCCAAGTTCGCGACCGTCGCGCGCAAGGCTCCGTTCCTCAGCGACCCCCTCGTTGCCGAGGCGCCGACCGGGACGTCGGTGCAACTGAGCCTCGCGCAGGGCGCCGACGTCTACTGCTGGGCTCACAACGAGACGTCGACCGGCGTGCTCACCCCGGTCCACCGGGTGGTCGACGCGGACGACGCGTTGATGCTCGTCGACGCCACCTCGGTGGCCGGCGCGGCGCCGGTCGACCTCGCCGAGACCGACGTCTACTACTTCGCGCCGCAGAAGGTCTTCGCGTCCGACGGTGGCCTGTGGTTCGCCGCCATGTCGCCCGCCGCCCTGGAGCGCATCGCCGAGCTGAGCGCACAGCGCTGGACTCCCGCGATCCTGGATCTGCAGGTGTGTGTGGACAATTCGCGACTCAACCAGACCTACAACACCCCCGCTGTGGCGACCTTCGCACTGATGGCGGCACAGCTGGAGTGGATGCTCGGCAACGGCGGTCTCGCGTGGACCGCGGAGCGCAGCGCCACCTCGAGCGGGATCCTTTACGACTGGGCCGAGCGCACGGCATACACCTCGCCCTTCGTTGCCGACCCGGCCGACCGCTCCCCCGTCGTCGGCACGATCGACTTCGACGGGGTCGATGCCGCTGTCGTCGCAAAGACGTTGCGCGCCAACGGGATCGTCGACACCGAGCCCTACCGCAAACTGGGCCGCAACCAGCTACGCATCGGCATGTACCCCGCCGTCGACCCCGACGACGTCACCGCCCTCACGGCCTGCATCGACTACGTCGTCGAGCACCTCTGA
- a CDS encoding DUF6295 family protein yields MCTYITVKTDIDGSAKAPGGKWFRVTDAAAYFDHPVHAMAEHTLNLDLTDPSEGPGQRIALELTAASAQRIIDAIQQALDAAPDELKA; encoded by the coding sequence GTGTGCACCTACATCACCGTGAAGACGGACATCGACGGCAGCGCGAAGGCTCCGGGAGGCAAGTGGTTCCGGGTCACCGACGCGGCGGCGTACTTCGACCACCCGGTGCACGCCATGGCCGAGCACACCCTCAACCTCGACCTGACCGACCCGAGTGAGGGGCCGGGGCAGCGCATCGCGCTGGAGCTGACGGCCGCGTCGGCGCAGCGCATCATCGACGCGATCCAGCAGGCGCTGGACGCGGCGCCCGACGAACTGAAGGCCTGA
- the pdxH gene encoding pyridoxamine 5'-phosphate oxidase, translated as MQPIERWDYAGEGLDEHDLPGAPLPLIERWVQDAVDRQAAKGDVPEPDAISVATVDAAGQPHVRTVLMRHLGADGPGFYTNYASRKGRDLDDNPNIAAALTWPPMFRAIRFVGVAHKMPVERSTGYFRSRPYGSRIGAWASHQSETAASRAQLEAAVASYEAKWPDTGSPDDVPLPDFWGGYVVRCDEVEFWAGRSSRLHDRLVFVRTGAGDLADEASWQVERRQP; from the coding sequence ATGCAGCCGATCGAACGTTGGGACTATGCCGGCGAGGGCCTGGACGAGCACGATCTGCCGGGCGCGCCGCTGCCACTGATCGAGCGGTGGGTGCAGGACGCCGTGGACCGGCAGGCCGCGAAAGGTGATGTGCCGGAACCGGATGCGATCTCCGTCGCCACTGTGGACGCGGCCGGTCAGCCGCACGTGCGGACCGTGCTGATGCGCCATCTCGGTGCGGACGGGCCCGGCTTCTACACCAACTACGCCAGCCGCAAGGGTCGCGATCTGGACGACAACCCGAACATCGCGGCGGCGCTGACCTGGCCGCCGATGTTTCGCGCGATCCGGTTCGTGGGTGTCGCGCACAAGATGCCGGTCGAGCGCTCCACCGGATACTTCCGCAGCCGGCCCTACGGGTCGCGCATCGGTGCCTGGGCGTCGCACCAGTCGGAAACCGCCGCGAGCAGGGCGCAACTGGAGGCGGCGGTGGCGTCATACGAGGCGAAGTGGCCGGACACCGGCAGCCCCGACGACGTCCCGTTGCCGGACTTCTGGGGCGGGTATGTCGTCCGCTGCGACGAGGTGGAGTTCTGGGCCGGCCGCAGCAGCCGGCTGCACGACCGGCTCGTCTTCGTCCGCACCGGTGCCGGCGACCTCGCCGACGAGGCCAGCTGGCAGGTCGAGCGCCGGCAGCCGTAG
- a CDS encoding dienelactone hydrolase family protein: protein MSDSLSATTVFLTGEDGAEVEAYLATPDGEQSRGGVVVIHHMPGYDRATKEIVRRFAELGYDAICPNLYYREAPGAEPSDAAATVRAAGGVPDDRLVGDAAAATAYLRALPHSNGKVGSIGYCSGGRHSVLAACHVDLDAAVDCYGAFVTGTPPESYPVAITNLVPLLPQLRAPLLGLFGKQDKFPSPEHVAELDEILTANHKEHQFFSYDDAGHAFFAVDRPSYNVAAAGDGWERIEAFYGEHLGA, encoded by the coding sequence ATGTCTGATTCGCTGAGCGCGACCACCGTTTTTCTGACCGGCGAGGACGGGGCGGAGGTCGAGGCCTACCTCGCCACCCCGGACGGGGAGCAGTCGCGGGGCGGTGTGGTCGTCATACACCACATGCCCGGGTACGACCGGGCCACCAAGGAGATCGTCCGCCGCTTCGCGGAGTTGGGGTATGACGCCATCTGCCCCAACCTCTACTACCGCGAGGCGCCGGGCGCCGAGCCGTCCGACGCGGCGGCCACCGTGCGCGCCGCGGGAGGGGTACCGGACGACCGCCTGGTCGGCGACGCGGCCGCGGCGACCGCGTACCTGCGGGCGCTGCCGCACTCGAACGGCAAGGTCGGCAGCATCGGGTACTGCTCGGGCGGCCGCCATTCCGTGCTCGCAGCGTGCCATGTCGACCTGGATGCGGCGGTGGACTGCTACGGCGCCTTCGTGACCGGGACCCCGCCGGAAAGCTACCCGGTCGCCATCACCAACCTGGTGCCGTTGCTGCCGCAGCTGCGCGCCCCGCTGCTCGGGCTGTTCGGCAAGCAGGACAAGTTCCCGAGCCCGGAGCACGTCGCCGAGCTCGACGAGATCCTGACCGCGAATCACAAGGAACACCAGTTCTTCTCGTATGACGATGCCGGTCACGCGTTCTTCGCCGTGGACCGACCGTCATACAACGTCGCGGCCGCGGGCGACGGGTGGGAACGCATCGAGGCCTTCTACGGCGAGCACCTGGGGGCGTGA
- a CDS encoding DUF429 domain-containing protein: protein MHFVGLDLAWGVRNPTGVAVLDDTGALRHVAAVRTDEEIVAHVRDHAAGDCVVGIDAPLIVVNEAGSRPAEQALGKDFAAYQAGAHPSNTTNPAFAGGTRGARIAELLDLDMDPASTAGRRALEVYPHPATVALFRLGQTLKYKNKPGRSLDQLRGELVTLIRLLESLERVKPALRLRQSAQWHELVDTVQTATRKAQLRSAEDPIDAVICAYVALLAHQAPERVTTYGDFATGYIVTPSLPDDLEPSRQSPQQRSRAELVSAARREYAAQFPQVEQAAADAVDLIAGVLDDAGLNYLTVTGRAKTVVSFAEKAAREADGEPLYPDPLRQIGDLIGVRVITYVRSDVDAVVQLLAAETDVLDDRDMGEETASEGRFGYASRHLQLRVKDDDRLSHPEIGDRQVQVQIRTVLQHAWAEFEHDIRYKGTIPASQRPDFDRRFTLAAGLLELADSEFSTIRAKLRSGVQEAVPSEGGADRISSRELAAYLAGQYAQAEWSRADHYSWMAGLVHELGIHSLAELADELRQVDTTRIDERMAYRTPPGAVRRLDDALLQRFGEEYVALEGNAHRVERLQSRLAKLRGKP from the coding sequence ATGCACTTCGTCGGTCTCGATCTCGCCTGGGGCGTCCGGAATCCGACCGGCGTCGCCGTGCTGGACGACACCGGGGCACTGCGTCACGTCGCAGCTGTGCGCACCGACGAGGAGATCGTCGCGCACGTCCGCGACCACGCGGCCGGCGATTGTGTGGTCGGCATCGACGCCCCGCTGATCGTGGTCAACGAGGCGGGCAGCCGTCCCGCCGAGCAGGCCCTCGGCAAGGACTTCGCGGCATACCAGGCCGGCGCGCACCCCTCGAACACCACCAATCCGGCGTTCGCGGGCGGCACTCGCGGCGCGCGGATCGCCGAGCTGCTCGATCTCGACATGGATCCGGCGTCGACCGCTGGCCGCCGTGCCCTGGAGGTCTATCCGCATCCGGCGACGGTGGCGCTGTTCCGGCTCGGTCAGACGCTGAAGTACAAGAACAAGCCGGGTCGGTCGCTCGATCAGCTGCGCGGCGAGCTGGTCACCCTGATCCGGTTGCTGGAGTCCCTCGAGCGGGTCAAGCCGGCGCTGCGGTTGCGGCAGAGCGCGCAGTGGCACGAGCTGGTCGACACGGTCCAGACGGCGACCCGCAAGGCGCAGTTGCGCAGCGCGGAGGACCCGATCGACGCCGTGATCTGCGCGTATGTCGCCCTCCTCGCACACCAGGCTCCCGAACGCGTCACCACCTACGGCGACTTCGCCACCGGCTACATCGTGACGCCAAGCCTGCCGGACGATCTGGAGCCGTCCCGGCAGAGTCCGCAGCAGCGCAGCCGGGCCGAGCTGGTCAGCGCAGCCCGGCGGGAGTATGCCGCGCAGTTCCCGCAGGTCGAGCAGGCCGCCGCCGATGCGGTCGACCTGATCGCCGGGGTGCTCGACGACGCCGGCCTCAACTACCTGACGGTGACCGGGCGCGCGAAAACCGTTGTGTCCTTTGCGGAGAAGGCGGCTCGGGAGGCCGACGGCGAGCCGCTCTACCCGGACCCGCTGCGGCAGATCGGCGACCTCATCGGCGTGCGGGTCATCACCTATGTGCGCAGCGACGTCGACGCGGTGGTGCAGCTGCTCGCGGCCGAGACGGACGTGCTGGACGACCGGGACATGGGGGAGGAGACCGCCAGCGAGGGCCGGTTCGGTTACGCCAGCCGGCACCTGCAGCTGCGGGTCAAGGACGACGACCGGCTCAGTCACCCGGAGATCGGCGACCGCCAGGTGCAGGTGCAGATCCGGACCGTGCTGCAGCACGCGTGGGCCGAGTTCGAGCACGACATCCGTTACAAGGGCACCATCCCGGCGTCCCAGCGGCCGGATTTCGACCGGCGCTTCACCCTCGCCGCGGGCCTGCTCGAACTCGCCGACAGCGAGTTCTCCACGATCCGCGCGAAGCTGCGCTCCGGGGTGCAGGAGGCGGTGCCCAGCGAGGGCGGCGCCGACCGCATCTCCTCCCGCGAACTCGCGGCCTACCTGGCCGGGCAGTACGCCCAGGCCGAGTGGTCCCGTGCCGACCACTACTCGTGGATGGCGGGTCTGGTGCACGAGCTCGGCATCCACTCGCTGGCCGAGCTGGCCGACGAGTTGCGGCAGGTCGACACGACGCGGATCGACGAGCGGATGGCCTACCGCACCCCGCCCGGGGCGGTGCGCCGGCTGGACGACGCGTTGCTGCAACGGTTCGGCGAGGAGTATGTCGCCCTCGAGGGCAACGCGCACCGGGTGGAGCGGTTGCAGTCCCGCCTGGCGAAGCTGCGCGGGAAGCCCTGA
- a CDS encoding ATP-binding protein gives MLGLPQLLLITGTTFAATALLTCGTLLTLHGSRRRSVSFRAVLVLCGALLSVIVSTIAVAAEMYLSDHDVLVLGWVIGISAVMSIAATWIVTGRSARASVAALIGDTRRVGAGDVVGPVATGWREFDDVSAELAETSQRLAAARAQIVELDAARQQFFAWISHDLRTPLAGMAAMAEALEAGTAPDPAVYLQALRSKVDTVARMVDDLFELSKLQSGTLELHREPVVLLDLVSDAVADVRLVAESRRVTVTQENVDGHLLWADPRELTRAIGNLLANSLRYAPDDSTILIRADTIGESQLVLSVIDQGVGVAAENLGRMFDVGWRADPSRSSGPANGTPGAGLGLAIVRGIVEAHGGSVRARHSAAGFHLDLLLPVADRG, from the coding sequence GTGCTAGGCCTACCCCAACTGCTGCTGATCACCGGTACGACGTTCGCCGCCACCGCACTGCTGACGTGCGGGACGCTGCTGACGCTGCACGGCAGTCGCCGCCGCAGCGTCAGCTTCCGTGCAGTACTCGTGCTGTGTGGCGCTCTGCTGTCGGTGATCGTCTCGACGATCGCGGTCGCCGCCGAGATGTACCTGTCCGACCACGACGTTCTCGTGCTCGGCTGGGTCATCGGGATCTCCGCGGTGATGAGCATTGCGGCCACCTGGATCGTGACCGGGCGCAGCGCCCGCGCGTCCGTGGCAGCGCTGATCGGCGACACCCGGCGCGTGGGCGCAGGGGACGTCGTGGGCCCGGTAGCCACCGGCTGGCGCGAGTTCGACGACGTCTCCGCCGAACTCGCGGAGACATCGCAGCGTCTCGCGGCGGCGCGAGCGCAGATCGTCGAGCTGGACGCAGCACGGCAGCAGTTCTTCGCGTGGATCTCCCACGATCTGCGCACTCCGCTGGCCGGTATGGCGGCGATGGCGGAAGCACTCGAAGCGGGAACGGCTCCGGATCCCGCGGTCTACCTGCAGGCGCTCCGCTCGAAGGTCGACACCGTCGCCCGGATGGTGGACGACCTCTTCGAGCTCTCCAAGCTGCAGAGCGGCACACTCGAGTTGCACCGCGAGCCTGTCGTGCTGCTCGACCTCGTGAGCGATGCCGTCGCCGACGTACGACTCGTCGCCGAGAGCCGACGAGTCACCGTCACCCAGGAGAACGTGGACGGCCACCTGCTGTGGGCCGACCCCCGAGAGCTGACCCGCGCCATCGGGAACCTGCTCGCGAACAGCCTGCGCTATGCGCCGGACGACAGCACGATCCTCATCAGGGCAGACACCATCGGCGAATCCCAGCTGGTGCTCAGCGTCATCGACCAGGGCGTCGGTGTCGCTGCGGAGAACCTTGGCCGCATGTTCGACGTCGGCTGGCGCGCCGACCCCTCCCGCTCCAGTGGTCCCGCGAACGGCACACCGGGCGCCGGGCTGGGCCTGGCGATCGTCCGTGGCATCGTCGAAGCGCACGGAGGATCGGTGCGTGCCCGGCACAGCGCCGCCGGCTTCCATCTCGATCTCCTGCTGCCCGTGGCGGATCGAGGATGA
- a CDS encoding lactonase family protein, producing the protein MKTIIRLALAAAVTATLTGVGAAGADAAPAQHHRSSPAGTVFVQNDAVDGNQIVGYDRLADGTLRRAGTYATGGRGLVLDGSVVDHLASQSSLVRSGASLFAVNAGSNTITSFHVSGDRLSRRQVLASGGTAPVSIAAHGDLVYVLNARDGGSIQGYLNLGGTLIAVPGWHRDLGLDPNAAPEFTHTPAQIAFTPDGSKLVVSTKGNTSAFMVFHLGWLGAPGKPVVNTFAGDVPFGFQFDRSRHLVASEAGPNAVASFTVHADGSVTKVAEQTTGQQATCWIVVDGRYVYASNAGSGSVSGYRIGRNGALQPLGNTATDAGTVDAATSSDGRYLYVQTGAAGVVDEFRVARGGSLQRIGSVTVPDGVGAEGIVAS; encoded by the coding sequence ATGAAGACCATCATCCGTCTCGCACTCGCTGCCGCGGTCACCGCGACGCTGACCGGCGTCGGCGCTGCAGGCGCGGACGCCGCGCCGGCGCAGCACCATCGCAGCAGCCCCGCCGGGACAGTGTTCGTCCAGAACGACGCCGTCGACGGCAACCAGATCGTCGGCTACGACCGGCTCGCCGACGGGACGCTGCGCCGGGCCGGCACCTATGCCACCGGTGGCAGGGGCCTTGTTCTCGACGGATCGGTCGTCGATCACCTCGCGTCGCAGAGCTCGCTCGTGCGCTCCGGCGCAAGCCTGTTCGCCGTCAACGCCGGAAGCAACACCATCACCTCGTTCCACGTCAGTGGCGACCGACTGTCCCGCCGCCAGGTGCTCGCCTCGGGGGGCACGGCCCCGGTGTCGATCGCCGCGCACGGTGATCTGGTCTACGTGCTCAATGCCCGCGACGGCGGCTCCATCCAGGGCTATCTCAACCTCGGCGGCACCCTCATCGCCGTGCCCGGCTGGCATCGCGATCTTGGCCTCGACCCGAACGCGGCGCCGGAGTTCACGCACACGCCGGCGCAGATCGCGTTCACGCCGGACGGGTCGAAGCTCGTCGTGTCCACCAAGGGCAACACCAGCGCATTCATGGTCTTCCACCTCGGGTGGCTGGGCGCACCGGGCAAACCGGTCGTCAATACCTTTGCGGGCGACGTGCCGTTCGGTTTTCAGTTCGATCGGTCGCGACACCTGGTCGCCAGCGAGGCCGGGCCGAACGCGGTCGCCAGTTTCACCGTGCACGCGGACGGATCCGTGACCAAGGTTGCCGAGCAGACGACCGGGCAGCAAGCCACCTGCTGGATCGTCGTCGACGGCCGGTATGTCTATGCGTCGAATGCTGGTAGCGGCAGCGTCAGCGGCTACAGGATCGGTCGAAACGGTGCTCTGCAGCCGCTGGGGAACACCGCGACTGACGCCGGGACCGTCGACGCCGCAACGAGTTCCGACGGCCGCTACCTTTACGTTCAGACCGGCGCGGCCGGCGTCGTCGACGAGTTCCGCGTCGCCCGCGGCGGTTCGCTGCAGCGCATCGGTTCCGTCACCGTTCCTGATGGCGTCGGTGCCGAGGGCATCGTGGCCAGCTAG
- a CDS encoding response regulator transcription factor — MQTGAQIAVVEDDPSVRMVVTDHLRLAGCEVHQYGDGETAWRAIESRMPDLLIVDRMLPGLDGDELCRRIRAVSNVPIIMLTALDGLAHRIDGLEQGADDYLAKPFSLRELQLRVNAQLRRAGSAAAFLEFTAGTFHVDPAHRRVWVGQREIALTTREYELFLYLVRNPDRVISREEILREVWRWDFGDASTVTVHVRRLREKIEPDPHFPTFLHTEWGAGYRFTTGTGRAC; from the coding sequence ATGCAGACAGGCGCGCAGATCGCGGTCGTCGAGGACGATCCCTCGGTGCGGATGGTGGTCACCGATCATCTGCGTCTGGCCGGCTGCGAGGTCCACCAGTACGGCGACGGTGAAACGGCGTGGCGCGCAATCGAATCGCGCATGCCCGACCTGCTGATCGTGGATCGGATGCTGCCCGGCCTCGACGGAGATGAGCTGTGCCGGCGCATCCGTGCGGTCTCGAACGTCCCGATCATCATGCTGACCGCCCTCGACGGCCTTGCGCACCGCATCGACGGACTCGAACAAGGCGCCGACGACTACCTCGCCAAACCGTTCTCCCTGCGGGAATTACAGCTGCGGGTCAACGCGCAACTGCGCCGGGCCGGAAGTGCCGCTGCTTTCCTGGAGTTCACCGCCGGTACCTTCCACGTCGATCCCGCCCATCGGCGCGTGTGGGTCGGACAGCGCGAGATCGCGCTCACCACACGCGAGTACGAGCTCTTCCTCTATCTCGTGCGCAACCCTGACCGCGTGATCAGCCGCGAGGAGATCCTGCGTGAGGTGTGGCGGTGGGACTTCGGTGACGCGTCCACCGTGACCGTTCACGTGCGTCGCCTGCGCGAGAAGATCGAGCCCGATCCGCATTTCCCGACGTTCCTGCACACCGAGTGGGGAGCGGGTTACCGCTTCACCACGGGAACGGGCCGAGCGTGCTAG
- a CDS encoding DUF6918 family protein, which translates to MSSLSETLLAADRRPSVVADLVSVIDAEVKDKKGIGGVTVKGAYAAVRKVSPTIAASATDRMLPDFATALQPFWDDFGADRAEDFGTYLAGRGDEAADALLAVTDARAAATQREPLRRAYNGLRGKAKGHVEHALPRLGKVVQQHAS; encoded by the coding sequence ATGTCGTCGTTGTCCGAGACCCTGCTCGCGGCGGATCGTCGCCCGTCCGTCGTCGCCGACCTGGTGTCGGTCATCGACGCCGAGGTGAAGGACAAGAAGGGCATCGGCGGGGTCACCGTCAAGGGCGCGTATGCCGCCGTCCGCAAGGTGAGCCCGACGATCGCGGCCAGCGCGACGGATCGGATGCTGCCGGACTTCGCGACCGCCCTGCAGCCGTTCTGGGACGACTTCGGTGCCGACCGGGCCGAGGATTTCGGCACCTACCTGGCGGGCCGTGGCGACGAGGCGGCCGACGCGTTGCTCGCGGTGACCGATGCTCGCGCGGCGGCCACCCAGCGCGAGCCGCTGCGACGCGCCTACAACGGGCTGCGCGGCAAGGCCAAGGGGCACGTCGAGCACGCGCTGCCCCGCCTGGGCAAGGTCGTCCAGCAGCACGCATCCTGA
- a CDS encoding iron dependent repressor, metal binding and dimerization domain protein: MSDLIDTTEMYLRTIFDLEEEGILPLRARIAERLGHSGPTVSQTVARMERDGLLTLAGDRHLELTERGRLLAVRVMRKHRLAERLLVDVIGVELEFAHDEACRWEHVMSERVERKILAMLDERHISPYGNPIPGLEELGEEETRLHFRDGVQPLTEAITEEPTKHIVRRVGEPAQADQDAISVLTSGGITPNATVEAHVEGDRVLVQADGSDAVSLPRDVAMHVFVDIS; this comes from the coding sequence GTGAGCGACCTGATCGACACCACCGAGATGTATCTCCGCACCATCTTCGACCTGGAGGAGGAGGGGATCCTTCCGTTGCGCGCGCGTATCGCCGAGCGGCTCGGCCATTCCGGACCGACGGTGTCGCAGACGGTCGCGCGGATGGAGCGTGACGGCCTGCTCACCCTGGCCGGTGACCGGCACCTGGAGCTCACCGAGCGCGGGCGTCTGCTGGCGGTGCGGGTGATGCGTAAGCACCGGTTGGCGGAGCGACTGCTCGTCGACGTGATCGGCGTCGAGTTGGAGTTCGCCCACGACGAGGCGTGCCGGTGGGAGCACGTGATGAGCGAACGGGTCGAGCGCAAGATCCTGGCCATGCTCGACGAGCGGCACATCTCGCCCTACGGCAACCCGATCCCGGGTCTGGAGGAGCTGGGCGAGGAGGAGACCCGGCTGCACTTCCGCGACGGCGTCCAGCCGCTCACCGAGGCCATCACCGAGGAGCCCACCAAGCACATCGTGCGTCGGGTCGGCGAGCCGGCGCAGGCGGACCAGGACGCGATCAGCGTGCTCACCTCGGGCGGCATCACCCCCAACGCGACGGTCGAGGCCCATGTCGAGGGCGACCGGGTGCTCGTGCAGGCCGACGGAAGCGACGCGGTGTCCCTGCCGCGCGACGTTGCCATGCACGTCTTCGTCGACATCAGCTGA
- a CDS encoding SRPBCC family protein yields the protein MTHTDDAKIVTATRTIDAPAAAIFELIADPSRQPDWDGNNNLARAEAGQRVHAVGDVFHTMLTSDSVRDNHVVEFEEGKRIAWCPSDAGAEPAGHLWRWELEPTSDGRTRVTHTYDWTHLADPKRFERARSTTSDNLSASLEKLAATVGSD from the coding sequence ATGACGCACACCGACGACGCGAAGATCGTGACCGCAACCCGGACGATCGACGCCCCCGCAGCAGCCATCTTCGAGCTCATCGCCGACCCGAGCCGCCAGCCGGACTGGGACGGCAACAACAACCTCGCCCGCGCCGAGGCCGGGCAACGCGTGCACGCCGTCGGCGACGTCTTCCACACGATGCTCACCAGCGATTCCGTGCGGGACAACCATGTCGTGGAGTTCGAGGAGGGCAAACGGATCGCCTGGTGTCCCAGCGATGCCGGGGCCGAGCCGGCCGGTCACCTGTGGCGGTGGGAGCTGGAGCCGACGAGCGACGGCCGCACCCGGGTGACGCACACCTACGACTGGACCCATCTGGCCGACCCGAAGCGTTTCGAACGGGCCCGGTCGACCACCTCGGACAACCTGTCCGCTTCACTCGAGAAGCTGGCGGCGACAGTCGGTTCCGACTGA
- a CDS encoding NlpC/P60 family protein has product MSILGPRGRHRAPNKLSTTFNSTARVSATVAVAGGLVASIAAPQAADAATGVASISGASTVGIATQAARARVLAHPLKATQAQEQLGTVSAEPQLASAVEAKTYVVPKKVVRPAVSSVSRSTTRPATTQSQPTQPTQSTQPTEPKATPPTTTPAPTVPASSSGIVSIAERFIGSPYVYGGSSPAGFDCSGFTSYVYGLAGKSIPRTATAQMNAAVRVSSPQPGDLIFFGSGSYAYHVAIYVGNGMMIDANHPGGTVGIRAIYSGVSGYGRI; this is encoded by the coding sequence GTGTCCATTCTTGGTCCCCGCGGGCGCCACCGCGCCCCGAACAAGTTGTCGACCACCTTCAACTCGACCGCCCGTGTGTCCGCGACCGTCGCCGTTGCCGGTGGCCTGGTCGCCTCGATCGCCGCGCCACAAGCCGCGGACGCCGCCACCGGCGTCGCCTCGATCTCCGGCGCGAGCACGGTCGGCATCGCCACCCAGGCCGCTCGTGCCCGGGTCCTCGCCCACCCCCTCAAGGCGACCCAGGCGCAGGAGCAGCTGGGCACCGTCTCCGCCGAGCCTCAGCTCGCCAGTGCGGTCGAGGCGAAGACGTACGTCGTGCCGAAGAAGGTCGTCCGCCCGGCAGTCTCGTCGGTGTCGCGTTCGACCACCCGGCCGGCCACCACGCAGAGCCAGCCGACGCAGCCGACTCAGTCCACGCAGCCGACCGAGCCCAAGGCGACGCCGCCGACGACCACTCCGGCTCCGACCGTGCCGGCGTCGTCCAGCGGCATCGTCTCGATCGCCGAGCGCTTCATCGGCTCCCCGTACGTCTACGGCGGCTCCAGCCCGGCAGGTTTCGACTGCTCCGGCTTCACCTCCTACGTCTACGGGCTCGCCGGCAAGTCCATCCCGCGCACCGCGACCGCACAGATGAACGCCGCGGTCCGGGTCAGCAGCCCGCAGCCGGGAGACCTGATCTTCTTCGGCAGCGGCAGCTACGCCTACCACGTGGCCATCTACGTCGGCAACGGCATGATGATCGACGCCAACCACCCGGGTGGCACGGTCGGCATCCGCGCCATCTACAGCGGTGTGTCCGGCTACGGCCGGATCTGA